A DNA window from Rhinolophus sinicus isolate RSC01 linkage group LG10, ASM3656204v1, whole genome shotgun sequence contains the following coding sequences:
- the LOC141567344 gene encoding protocadherin alpha-11-like produces the protein MTYAMFRSLKRGLSTKRLLLSLLLLAFWEAGSGQVHYSVPEEVKHGTFVGRIAQDLGLELAELVPRLFRVSSKGHGDLLEVNLQNGILFVNSRIDREELCGRSAECSIHLEVIVERPLQVFHVEVEIKDINDNPPVFSLREQKLLISESKQPDSHFPLEGASDADIGENALLTYRLSKNEYFSLELPANSKPTNRLSLALKKPLDREKTPEVSLLLTAVDRGKPELTGTVQLFIRVLDINDNDPEFEQSEYKVRLMENAAKETFVIKLNATDRDEGVNGEVTYSLMSIKPNGKSLFTIDENNGEVRVNGILDYEENKFYEIEVRATDKGNPLMAGHCTVWVEILDANDNAPEITVTSLSLTVREDTQTSTVIALISVSDRDSGANGQVTCSLTPSVPFKITSTFKNYYSLVLDSALDRESVSVYELVVTARDGGSPSLSATASVSVEVADKICALKFHPFLKHRKPRREVQETGRAGQCSCTCPLGSLSTFRLIAGRRGAALPPSPPLPPPPPTFPPPTAPCDAASLPGAQPPNIIGIFSTSGGPPQLMSDSRGKPQWTLIGWRRHRRAAPAVDISIGWRRQRREAPVG, from the exons ATGACGTATGCGATGTTCCGGTCTCTAAAAAGAGGATTGAGCACTAAGCGACTGCTGCTGTCGCTTCTGCTCTTAGCATTCTGGGAAGCTGGGAGCGGCCAGGTCCACTACTCGGTCCCCGAGGAGGTCAAACACGGCACCTTCGTGGGCCGCATTGCCCAGGACCTGGGGCTAGAGCTGGCGGAGCTGGTACCGCGCCTGTTCCGGGTGTCATCCAAAGGCCACGGGGACCTTCTGGAGGTAAATCTGCAGAATGGCATTTTGTTTGTGAATTCTCGGATCGACCGCGAGGAGCTGTGCGGGCGGAGCGCGGAGTGTAGCATCCACCTGGAGGTGATCGTGGAGAGACCGCTGCAGGTTTTCCATGTGGAGGTGGAAATAAAGGATATTAATGACAATCCACCGGTGTTCTCTCTCAGAGAACAAAAGCTGCTGATTTCTGAATCTAAGCAACCTGACTCACATTTTCCTCTAGAGGGCGCTTCTGATGCGGATATAGGAGAGAATGCTCTATTGACCTACAGACTAAGTAAGAATGagtatttttctttagaattacCAGCAAATAGTAAGCCGACTAACAGACTGTCACTTGCATTAAAGAAGCCTCTGGATAGAGAGAAAACTCCGGAAGTTAGTTTGCTACTGACAGCTGTAGACAGGGGGAAACCGGAGCTCACCGGCACGGTTCAGCTTTTCATCCGCGTCTTGGATATTAACGACAATGATCCAGAATTTGAGCAATCAGAATACAAGGTGAGATTAATGGAAAATGCAGCTAAAGAAACTTTTGTGATAAAGTTAAACGCTACAGATCGCGATGAAGGAGTCAATGGGGAGGTAACATACTCCTTGATGTCGATTAAGCCCAATGGAAAATCCTTATTTACGATAGATGAAAATAATGGAGAGGTgagagtcaatggaattttagATTATGAAGAAAACAAGTTTTATGAAATTGAAGTACGGGCCACAGATAAGGGAAATCCCCTGATGGCAGGTCATTGTACAGTCTGGGTAGAAATCTTAGATGCCAATGATAACGCTCCTGAGATCACGGTGACTTCCCTGTCTCTCACAGTAAGAGAAGACACTCAGACTAGCACGGTCATTGCGTTGATTAGTGTATCCGACCGCGACTCCGGTGCCAATGGACAGGTGACCTGTTCTCTAACGCCCAGTGTTCCCTTCAAGATCACGTCCACATTCAAGAACTATTATTCGCTGGTGCTGGACAGCGCCCTGGACCGCGAGAGCGTGTCCGTCTATGAATTGGTGGTGACCGCGCGGGACGGGGGCTCGCCTTCGCTGTCGGCCACCGCCAGCGTGTCCGTGGAGGTGGCCGAC AAAATCTGTGCTCTAAAATTCCATCCATTTCTCAAACACAGGAAGCCTCGCAGGGAGGTACAGGAGACCGGCCGGGCAGGCCAATGCAGCTGCACGTGTCCCCTCGGTAGCCTCTCCACATTCAGGCTAATCGCGGGAAGGAGAGGCGCCgcccttcccccctccccgcccctccccccgccaccccccacctTCCCGCCTCCGACGGCCCCCTGCGATGCTGCCTCACTTCCAGGTGCCCAGCCCCCAAATATAATCGGCATCTTCTCCACTTCAGGGGGACCTCCGCAGCTGATGAGCGACTCTCGAGGGAAGCCACAGTGGACGCTGATTGGCTGGCGGCGTCACAGGAGGGCGGCCCCGGCCGTTGACATCTCGATTGGCTGGCGGCGCCAGCGTCGGGAGGCCCCGGTTGGCTAG